A portion of the Mesobacillus sp. AQ2 genome contains these proteins:
- a CDS encoding twin-arginine translocase TatA/TatE family subunit, protein MLQNIGIPGLILVLVIALIIFGPSKLPDIGRAFGTTIKEFKKSTRELVEDAESEQDNKEKKTV, encoded by the coding sequence ATGTTGCAAAATATCGGGATTCCCGGTTTAATCCTTGTTCTTGTCATTGCCCTGATCATTTTCGGTCCATCGAAGCTGCCTGATATCGGACGGGCATTCGGCACAACGATAAAAGAGTTCAAGAAGTCGACGAGGGAATTAGTAGAAGATGCCGAATCGGAACAAGACAACAAAGAGAAGAAAACAGTTTAA
- a CDS encoding twin-arginine translocase TatA/TatE family subunit, translated as MLQNIGIPGLILVLVIALIIFGPSKLPEIGRAFGSTLKEFKKSTRELVSDDEPEKDEKKSRQIQ; from the coding sequence ATGTTACAGAATATAGGGATACCTGGCTTAATTTTAGTTCTAGTCATTGCCTTAATTATATTTGGTCCATCCAAACTGCCTGAGATAGGCCGGGCGTTTGGGTCTACACTAAAAGAGTTTAAAAAATCAACACGTGAGTTGGTCTCGGATGACGAGCCGGAAAAGGATGAAAAGAAAAGCAGGCAAATTCAATAG
- a CDS encoding alkaline phosphatase encodes MISSWSQEGLKKNMDRRSFLNGAGKLAGLSLGLAIAQSLGGGFKVNAAPVFNEYPFKLGVASGDPLHDSVVLWTRLAPDPLAGGGMPQHSVPVKWEIAADEHFRQIIKRGTQLATPALAHSVHVEVTDLKPNTVYFYRFKSGEEFSPVGKTKTLPVPGANVAAMTFAFASCQQYEHGYYTAYQHLAKENLDLVFHLGDYIYEYGPNEYVSPTGNVRAHSSSEIVTLEDYRNRHAQYRSDEHLKSAHAAFPWVVTWDDHEVENNYANIIPEKGQSVEEFIKRRAAAYQAYYEHMPLRVSSMPHNEGMKLYRDFSYGNLADFYVLDTRQYRDDQANGDGTKPHSEESLDPNRTTLGEEQEKWLLGNLGKSTSHWNVLAQQIFFAQRKFGTSTAPKYSMDSWDGYPAARERIIDFAASNSINNLVVLTGDVHASWASNLMEDFNDLNARILGAEFVGTSITSGGNGSDVRADTAATLERNPHIKFFNNYRGYVRCHVTPDKWQADYRVVPFVTVPGADISTRASFVLKKDEQGIKEASSTIVPNGVKLSSETEEDRHKAHAKAHQKQLEKKKQKVTN; translated from the coding sequence ATGATCAGCAGCTGGAGTCAAGAAGGTTTGAAAAAGAACATGGACCGCCGCAGCTTTTTGAATGGGGCTGGCAAGCTGGCAGGGCTTTCTCTTGGACTTGCGATCGCTCAATCACTTGGAGGCGGATTCAAGGTCAATGCTGCCCCAGTGTTTAACGAATACCCATTTAAGCTTGGAGTTGCTTCCGGAGATCCTCTTCATGATAGTGTCGTGCTTTGGACAAGGCTTGCGCCAGACCCGCTTGCAGGCGGAGGAATGCCTCAGCATTCTGTACCGGTAAAATGGGAAATTGCCGCGGATGAACACTTCCGCCAAATCATCAAGCGTGGAACTCAACTTGCTACACCTGCTTTAGCCCACTCTGTCCATGTCGAAGTAACAGACCTGAAACCGAACACCGTTTATTTTTACCGTTTTAAAAGCGGAGAGGAATTCAGCCCGGTCGGCAAAACCAAAACGCTTCCTGTACCTGGAGCAAATGTAGCCGCGATGACCTTTGCCTTTGCTTCATGCCAGCAATACGAACACGGCTACTACACTGCCTACCAGCATCTGGCCAAGGAAAATTTAGATCTTGTTTTTCACCTCGGAGATTACATATACGAATATGGCCCGAATGAATACGTGTCGCCAACCGGCAATGTCAGGGCACACAGCAGTTCAGAAATCGTCACTCTTGAAGACTACCGCAACAGGCATGCCCAGTATCGTTCGGATGAGCATTTAAAATCGGCTCATGCTGCTTTCCCTTGGGTAGTCACTTGGGATGACCATGAAGTCGAAAACAATTATGCCAATATCATCCCGGAAAAAGGACAGTCGGTTGAAGAGTTCATCAAGCGCCGGGCAGCTGCCTATCAAGCATATTACGAACATATGCCACTGCGCGTTTCTTCCATGCCGCATAATGAAGGAATGAAACTCTATCGTGACTTTTCATACGGCAACCTGGCTGATTTTTATGTACTCGATACACGCCAATACCGTGATGACCAGGCAAATGGGGATGGAACAAAGCCGCATTCTGAGGAATCACTCGATCCGAATCGCACGACACTTGGCGAAGAACAGGAAAAATGGCTCCTTGGAAATCTGGGTAAATCAACTTCCCACTGGAATGTACTGGCCCAGCAAATTTTCTTTGCCCAGCGAAAATTCGGGACAAGCACTGCCCCGAAATACAGCATGGATTCATGGGACGGTTATCCGGCTGCGCGCGAACGCATCATCGATTTTGCCGCTAGCAACAGCATCAACAACCTTGTAGTACTCACGGGTGATGTTCATGCAAGCTGGGCGTCGAACCTGATGGAGGATTTCAATGACCTGAATGCGAGGATTCTCGGTGCGGAATTTGTCGGCACCTCGATCACCTCTGGAGGCAATGGCTCTGATGTCCGTGCCGATACAGCGGCAACGCTTGAGCGGAATCCGCATATTAAATTTTTCAATAATTACCGCGGGTATGTACGATGCCATGTAACGCCGGACAAGTGGCAGGCAGATTATCGCGTGGTTCCTTTCGTCACCGTTCCAGGAGCCGATATCTCAACCAGAGCATCGTTCGTGCTTAAGAAGGATGAGCAAGGAATCAAGGAAGCTTCGTCCACGATCGTTCCAAACGGTGTCAAGCTATCAAGTGAAACAGAGGAAGACCGCCATAAGGCACATGCCAAAGCGCATCAAAAACAGCTCGAAAAAAAGAAGCAAAAGGTCACTAACTAA
- the tatC gene encoding twin-arginine translocase subunit TatC: protein MDGKQMNLVDHLSELRKRLMIIVGSFMLFVILALIYVKNIYQWLIQDLSIKLAVLGPSDILWVYMMLAAVIAIAGTIPIAAHQIWLFVRPALSEKEKKVTVAYIPALFLLFIMGISFGYFVIFPLVFQFLLSLSEDMFMEFFTTEKYFRFLLNMILPFGFLFELPVIIMFLTSLGVLNPYRLQKARKYSYFMLIVTAVLITPPDFLSDILVILPLLFLYECSVLLSKVVYRRKQGTELSAA, encoded by the coding sequence ATGGATGGAAAACAGATGAATCTTGTGGACCACTTGAGCGAATTGCGTAAACGTTTGATGATCATTGTTGGAAGCTTTATGCTATTTGTCATTTTGGCTCTTATTTATGTAAAGAATATTTACCAATGGTTAATCCAGGATTTATCCATTAAATTAGCCGTTCTTGGTCCGAGTGATATTTTGTGGGTTTATATGATGCTTGCAGCTGTGATTGCTATAGCAGGTACGATTCCCATCGCTGCCCATCAAATTTGGCTTTTTGTACGGCCTGCCTTATCAGAAAAGGAGAAAAAGGTAACAGTAGCCTACATACCGGCCTTATTCTTGCTTTTTATAATGGGCATTAGTTTTGGTTATTTCGTCATTTTTCCGCTTGTGTTTCAATTCCTGCTATCGCTGTCGGAAGACATGTTCATGGAATTTTTCACAACAGAGAAATACTTTCGTTTTTTACTGAACATGATCCTGCCCTTCGGATTCTTATTTGAGCTGCCTGTCATTATTATGTTTCTGACAAGCCTCGGTGTGTTAAATCCATACAGACTGCAAAAAGCGAGAAAGTATTCTTATTTTATGTTGATTGTAACGGCCGTTCTTATAACACCCCCAGATTTTCTATCGGACATTCTTGTCATACTTCCGCTGTTATTTTTGTATGAATGCAGTGTTTTGTTATCAAAGGTCGTTTACCGTCGAAAACAGGGAACTGAACTATCCGCAGCGTAA